In Populus trichocarpa isolate Nisqually-1 chromosome 12, P.trichocarpa_v4.1, whole genome shotgun sequence, a genomic segment contains:
- the LOC7484719 gene encoding dof zinc finger protein DOF5.4, whose amino-acid sequence MQDTHSIGGGGRLFSGGGGGDRKLRPHHHQNQQALKCPRCDSLNTKFCYYNNYNLSQPRHFCKSCRRYWTKGGVLRNVPVGGGCRKTKRSRPKQNTPITTCDTITASSTTPQELQEQHQQRDHKSSDSHSSSESSSLTATNNTNANTTAEAVSALSVSSVVSNNLLNGIVESKIFPHGNVNPSFEPSLLEQGSDCGIFSEIGSFTSLITSTNDLFGFSNMMSQHQPPHQQQGLEHHVQHNQNQQQWQNHQQQEMTGGGGLIDQTVHVELSALPSSRSTKNDDGEFGALDWQLGSGDQATSLFDLPNAVDQAYWSQSQWNDQDHPSLYIP is encoded by the coding sequence ATGCAAGACACCCACTCAATTGGAGGAGGAGGCAGGTTATTTAgcggtggaggtggaggtgacAGGAAACTACGGCCACACCACCACCAGAACCAACAAGCATTAAAGTGCCCACGATGCGACTCGCTGAACACAAAATTCTGTTACTACAACAATTACAACCTCTCTCAACCTCGTCACTTCTGTAAGAGTTGCCGGCGTTACTGGACTAAAGGGGGTGTCCTCCGCAACGTTCCTGTTGGTGGTGGATGCCGCAAGACTAAGCGGTCTAGGCCTAAACAAAATACACCAATTACAACTTGTGATACAATTACGGCCTCCAGTACCACACCGCAGGAGCTACAGGAACAACATCAGCAGCGAGATCATAAATCCTCCGACTCTCATTCTAGTAGTGAGAGTTCAAGTCTTACTGCTACAAATAACACGAATGCAAATACTACAGCGGAAGCAGTGTCTGCGCTCTCTGTAAGCTCTGTTGTCtccaataatttattaaatggtATTGTTGAATCCAAAATCTTTCCGCATGGGAATGTGAATCCGAGTTTTGAACCTTCTTTGCTCGAGCAAGGATCGGACTGTGGGATTTTTTCTGAGATTGGGAGTTTTACAAGCTTGATCACATCGACGAATGACTTGTTTGGATTTAGTAACATGATGAGCCAACACCAGCCCCCGCACCAGCAACAGGGGCTCGAGCATCATGTCCAACATAATCAGAACCAGCAGCAGTGGCAAAATCATCAACAGCAGGAGATGACAGGAGGAGGGGGGTTGATTGATCAGACGGTTCACGTTGAGTTATCAGCTTTGCCTAGTAGTAGATCAACAAAGAATGATGATGGGGAATTTGGAGCGTTGGACTGGCAATTAGGGAGTGGTGACCAAGCTACTAGTTTGTTTGATCTTCCTAATGCCGTCGATCAAGCTTACTGGAGTCAGAGCCAATGGAATGATCAAGATCACCCTAGTCTCTACATCCCGTAA